The window CAACACGCTAGTCTGAAAAATCACGCTTTTTTCCGAGTCGCATCAGAGGCAAGCATGTTACTCAGCTAGTCGCATGGATGCCATGCTTGAAATCCCGAATTCCGCCATGGAAATTAGAGCGGCACTCATGCACTGTCAAGATGGCGGATTATGTTTTTGATCCTCAGATTGAGATTGGGCTGTGTCCCTGCGATGCTCATTGGACCGAGTTGCGATCAGCAGTTCCTCAGCTATCATGTTGCCTTAGCGaagagaggaggaaagtAGCTGTTGGCCGGGCCGGCCATGTAGAAAATACACCAATACGTCATGGCTGGATTTTCGGGTCATTGAGAACAATGCCTTGGTAAGACGAGCTGCTGTTAGTAGCCCCCTTCTCAGTGGGAAGATCGATGACTACAAAGCGTTCCTTCTCGCGGCCGGGCTCAAGAGACTTTGACGTGTGGAGTTTCACGGTGGTCGCATATTTGAACCAGAAGCGGAAGAGGGTATCGCCGAGGACTTGGTGGTAGGTCCAGGCTGTCCTGGATCGAAACGCTCGAGGTAAATAGTAAAGACAAGTGACGATTATGCGAAGGGGAAGTGTAAGTACCGTAAAGGTGGTATAGAGGACTGTTCTGATGGACGGCATCATGGCAGATTAGCTTTCTGCGCTTGCCACTACTAGGATCTGTAGATCTCTGACCCGGGCCTGGTTTCAGGTATCCAGCCGAAACGAGGCCCATCGTTCACGTGCTAACGTATGTATACTATAGAGCGGAGTAACTATGCTAAAATGGTTTAGAGGTACTTCCCTTAACGACTAAGAATTATCTACTACCTTAAGTAGTTAGTTTATCAAACTCATTAGGTATATATTTAGTCATCTACTGTtagggaacaagccaaattgtatcaATTGATGGAGTGTCCtatgcacaagaaggattcgttaaagaagaaaggaagaaacaagggggaaaacatgataaggggaaaacatggcaGAATAGAAAGGCGGTCAGCGCACGAAGCGTCAGCTGAGTATAACTataataggacttcgtacgaaggtcccataaCACTTCCCTATTTAGGGCTATTTCCTATTTTATAGTATTAATACTATGATACTAAATCTATCTATACGTATTATAGACCTAGTAATACTAGCTCTATCTAGACTAAGCGACTCTTCTAACTATATTATATAGTCTACTAAATCAGGATATACTAACGTCCTAGCATCCACCCTCTAGCATCGTACCAACGGGCGGTAGTTAAGGGAAAGATATATTGCTGATAGAATGAAACACTATAAATGTACTTTCAAGCCAAAAAAACCAAACTCAAGTCTTGTTTCAGTCCTCGTAGTGCGGTCGTGCCCCTCACAGTACGATGGAATCAAGTAGGTCTCCCCAACAGATATTAACACCGGACACTACGAGAAGGCATGAATTCATTGCCCCAACAGCCTGGCGAGGACGTCTGCCCAG of the Penicillium psychrofluorescens genome assembly, chromosome: 1 genome contains:
- a CDS encoding uncharacterized protein (ID:PFLUO_000610-T1.cds;~source:funannotate) is translated as MPSIRTVLYTTFTVLTLPLRIIVTCLYYLPRAFRSRTAWTYHQVLGDTLFRFWFKYATTVKLHTSKSLEPGREKERFVVIDLPTEKGATNSSSSYQGIVLNDPKIQP